The following are from one region of the Stanieria sp. NIES-3757 genome:
- a CDS encoding glycerophosphoryl diester phosphodiesterase produces the protein MISNNSEITTHTKKTPLIIAHRGASGLRPEHTIAAYELAIAQGADFIEPDLVPTKDGILVARHENAIATVRSEPLAILNSDSSINRTNTTTDVFKYPQFQNRLTTKIIDGQTITGWFTEDFTLAELKTINAIQRLPELRGTEYDHHQLKIPTLVEIINLVQQVEQATGKKIGIYPETKHPTYFAKEGKKIDGSLINLSIEKLLIDTLIERNFTNPEQIFIQSFEVSNLQALKYSIMPEAEVDLPLIQLINNTGSPYDQQIQNNNLTYQNLITSQGLTQIATYATGIGIAKNLIMPVDKHNNLLSPTSLIQDAHQAGLLVHAYTLRNENIFLANDYQNKPELEYQQLIELGIDGFFTDFPATAKTVTSY, from the coding sequence ATGATTTCAAACAATAGCGAAATAACTACTCATACAAAAAAAACACCACTTATTATTGCTCATCGAGGTGCTAGTGGTTTACGTCCAGAACACACTATAGCAGCTTATGAATTAGCGATCGCACAAGGAGCAGATTTTATCGAACCAGACTTAGTACCTACCAAAGATGGGATTTTAGTCGCTCGCCACGAAAATGCGATCGCGACTGTAAGGAGCGAACCTCTCGCAATACTTAATTCTGATAGTAGTATTAATCGTACTAATACCACTACTGATGTCTTTAAATATCCTCAATTTCAAAACCGTTTAACTACTAAAATAATTGATGGTCAAACTATTACTGGTTGGTTTACTGAAGATTTTACTTTAGCAGAATTAAAAACTATTAATGCGATTCAACGTTTACCAGAACTTCGCGGAACAGAATACGATCATCATCAATTAAAAATTCCAACTTTAGTAGAAATTATTAACTTAGTTCAACAAGTAGAACAAGCAACAGGTAAAAAAATTGGAATTTACCCCGAAACAAAACATCCTACTTATTTTGCTAAGGAAGGAAAAAAAATAGACGGTAGTTTAATTAATTTATCAATTGAAAAACTTTTAATAGATACTTTAATCGAGCGAAATTTTACTAATCCAGAACAAATTTTTATTCAATCTTTTGAAGTAAGTAATTTACAAGCTTTAAAATATTCAATTATGCCTGAAGCTGAGGTAGATTTACCTTTAATCCAGTTAATTAACAACACAGGTTCACCTTATGATCAACAAATTCAAAATAACAACTTGACTTATCAAAATCTGATAACTTCCCAAGGATTAACACAAATTGCTACCTATGCAACAGGAATAGGTATAGCTAAAAATCTAATTATGCCTGTAGACAAGCACAACAATTTATTATCTCCTACTTCCTTAATTCAAGACGCTCATCAAGCAGGTTTACTAGTTCATGCTTATACTCTTCGCAATGAAAATATTTTTCTAGCTAATGATTATCAAAACAAACCAGAATTAGAATATCAACAACTAATTGAATTAGGTATTGATGGTTTCTTTACTGACTTTCCAGCCACAGCTAAAACAGTTACCAGTTACTAA
- a CDS encoding sugar transporter has translation MDREKLNFTTKLAYGAGDMGPAITANILVFFLLYFFTNVAGLPAGMAGSILAIGKVADAINDPITGILSDRTRTRWGRRLPWMLLGIIPFGIFFFLQWIVPQFDPNPEINHRWLYVYYVAISIVFNLAYTAVNLPYTALTPELTQDYNERTDLSSFRFAFSIGGSILSLILATVIFQAYPDNPVQQYWLLGLVSTALSVIALFWCTLGIQERGANPILNQPQKKIVGIIVTVIAGIVIVYGLANLQSIFDAIVAIIIGLELAMFGINLILSKTETHLSNSQAVSDRIAEDQSANLPILEQLRIAFTNKPFLYIIGIYLCSWLAVQLTASILIYFVVSWMGLTEAAFPLVAIAVQGTALIMLFFWKNVSEKVGKKTVYFLGSGIWIIAQAGLFLIQPGQIGLMYLLAIMAGCGVSVAYLIPWSMIPDVIELDELNTGQRREGIFYSFMVLLQKFGLALALLLVGQALDLAGFIERPPSGEIPVQPESALLAIRIAVGPLPTIALVLGVILAYFYPITKEVHDEIRLNLQARKQTTENMREET, from the coding sequence ATGGATCGAGAAAAGTTAAATTTTACTACTAAACTTGCTTATGGTGCAGGAGACATGGGCCCTGCAATTACGGCAAATATTTTGGTATTTTTTTTGTTGTATTTTTTTACTAATGTAGCGGGTTTGCCTGCTGGCATGGCAGGAAGTATTTTAGCAATTGGCAAAGTTGCTGATGCTATTAACGATCCGATTACGGGAATTTTAAGCGATCGCACTAGAACTCGTTGGGGTCGTCGTTTGCCTTGGATGCTATTGGGAATCATTCCTTTTGGGATTTTCTTCTTTTTGCAATGGATTGTACCTCAATTCGATCCCAATCCTGAAATTAATCATCGATGGTTGTATGTTTATTACGTCGCGATCTCAATTGTATTTAATTTGGCTTATACGGCAGTAAATTTACCTTATACTGCTTTGACTCCAGAATTAACTCAAGATTATAACGAGCGGACAGATCTAAGTAGTTTTCGCTTTGCTTTTTCCATTGGTGGGAGTATTCTATCTCTGATTCTGGCAACGGTAATTTTTCAAGCTTATCCTGACAATCCTGTTCAGCAATATTGGTTGTTGGGTTTAGTTAGTACAGCTTTATCAGTGATTGCTTTATTTTGGTGTACTTTAGGAATTCAAGAAAGAGGTGCGAATCCCATCCTGAATCAACCACAGAAAAAGATAGTTGGGATAATTGTAACGGTAATAGCTGGGATAGTGATTGTTTATGGTCTGGCTAATCTTCAATCAATTTTTGACGCGATAGTTGCAATCATAATCGGATTGGAACTTGCCATGTTTGGGATTAACTTAATTTTGAGCAAAACCGAAACTCATTTGTCAAATTCTCAAGCTGTTTCCGACCGAATTGCCGAAGATCAAAGTGCTAATCTCCCTATTTTAGAACAGTTAAGAATTGCCTTTACCAATAAACCCTTTCTCTACATCATTGGCATTTATTTATGTTCCTGGTTAGCAGTACAACTAACTGCTTCAATTTTGATTTATTTTGTCGTCAGTTGGATGGGTTTAACAGAAGCTGCCTTTCCCCTAGTTGCGATCGCAGTTCAAGGGACTGCTTTGATTATGCTCTTTTTTTGGAAAAATGTCAGCGAGAAAGTAGGCAAAAAAACAGTTTATTTTTTAGGTAGTGGTATTTGGATTATCGCCCAAGCAGGTTTATTTTTAATTCAACCAGGTCAAATCGGTTTAATGTATCTGTTAGCTATTATGGCTGGTTGTGGTGTCTCGGTAGCTTATTTAATTCCTTGGTCAATGATTCCTGATGTAATTGAACTAGATGAACTCAATACTGGTCAACGTCGTGAAGGGATTTTTTATAGTTTTATGGTACTACTGCAAAAATTTGGTTTGGCTTTAGCATTATTGTTAGTTGGTCAAGCTTTAGATTTGGCTGGATTTATTGAAAGACCACCAAGCGGAGAAATTCCCGTGCAACCAGAAAGTGCTTTACTCGCGATCCGCATTGCAGTTGGTCCCTTACCTACGATTGCTTTAGTGTTGGGTGTAATTCTGGCTTATTTTTACCCCATTACCAAAGAAGTTCACGACGAGATTCGTCTTAATTTGCAAGCGAGAAAACAAACTACAGAAAATATGAGAGAGGAAACTTAA
- a CDS encoding phosphoribosyltransferase: MTDLYVSWSEYHQKIEALAVKIYQAGWEFNQIVCLAKGGLRVGDLLCRLYRQPLAILFTSSYTGKDNRTRGKITFAQHLASINSQLGDRILLVDDLVDSGVSLQESIKWLQTNYGQNIVEIRTAVIWYKSCSVAIPDYYVDYLQDNPWIHQPFERYEQVSLPELATIYNYT; the protein is encoded by the coding sequence ATGACAGATTTATACGTTTCTTGGTCAGAATACCACCAAAAAATTGAAGCTTTGGCAGTCAAAATTTATCAAGCAGGTTGGGAATTTAATCAAATTGTTTGTCTTGCTAAAGGAGGACTAAGGGTTGGAGATTTGCTTTGTCGTCTTTATCGGCAACCTTTAGCTATTCTCTTTACTTCTTCTTATACAGGAAAAGATAATCGCACTAGAGGAAAAATTACTTTTGCTCAACACCTTGCTAGTATTAATTCTCAATTAGGCGATCGCATTTTATTGGTAGATGATTTAGTCGATTCAGGTGTTTCATTGCAAGAATCGATTAAGTGGTTACAAACAAATTACGGTCAAAACATTGTAGAAATACGTACCGCCGTGATTTGGTATAAAAGTTGTTCGGTTGCTATCCCAGATTATTATGTTGATTATTTACAAGATAATCCTTGGATTCATCAGCCTTTTGAACGTTACGAACAAGTTTCACTACCAGAACTAGCTACTATATATAACTACACATAA